The sequence below is a genomic window from Escherichia marmotae.
AGTCGCGTGCGTTGACATCATCATCGCAGACGATCACAAATTTAGTGTACATAAACTGACGTAAGAACGACCAGACGCCCATCATGACGCGCTTTGCGTGTCCAGCGTACTGTTTTTTGATCGTCACTACCGCCAGTCGATAAGAGCAGCCTTCCGGCGGCAGATAAAAATCAACAATTTCCGGGAACTGTTTTTGCAGAATCGGCACGAACACTTCGTTCAACGCCACGCCCAACACCGCAGGTTCATCTGGCGGACGACCGGTATAGGTGGAGTGGTAAATCGCATCTTCACGCTGGGTAATGTGCGTTACGGTAAAGACAGGGAAGCTATCAACTTCATTATAGTAACCCGTGTGGTCACCATATGGGCCTTCTGCAGCCATCTCACCCGGGTCGATATACCCTTCCAGCACGATTTCTGCACTGGCAGGTACTTCGAGGTCATTAGAAATGCACTTCACCACTTCGGTTTTGGTGCCACGTAACAATCCGGCAAAGGCGTATTCCGACAACGTATCCGGCACTGGCGTCACCGCGCCGAGAATCGTCGCAGGATCAGCCCCCAGAGCAACAGAGATCGGAAAACGTTCACCCGGATGCGCCGCGCACCACTCCTGATAATCCAGCGCACCGCCGCGGTGCGACAGCCAGCGCATAATCAGCTTGTTTTTACCAATCAACTGCTGGCGATAAATGCCAAGATTTTGCCGCTCTTTGTGCGGCCCCCGCGTCACCGTCAACCCCCAGGTAATCAACGGAGCAGCATCTTCCGGCCAGCAGGTCATAATGGGAATGCGGTTGAGATCGACATCATCACCAGAAACAATTTTTTGCTGACAGGGCGCACCACGTAACCGTTTCGTCGGCATGTTCAACACCTGCTTAAACTGCGGCAGCTTATCAAACAGATCGCGAAAGCCTTTTGGCGGCTCCGGTTCTTTCAGAAACGCTAATAATTTACCGACTTCTCGCAACGCCGAAACATCCTCTTGCCCCATACCCATAGCGACACGTTTCGGCGTACCAAACAGGTTGCACAGCACCGGCATTGAATAACCTTTAGGATTTTCAAACAACAGCGCAGGTCCACCGGCACGCAATGTGCGGTCGGCTATTTCAGTCATTTCCAGATGCGGATCCACCGGGAGCGTGATACGTTTTAGCTCACCCTGCTGTTCAAGCAAGGTCAGGAAGTCGCGTAAATCGTTATATTTCATGGCGTCCATTGTAGCCTCTTAATCTGCGCACATTATACGGCGTTCATCTTTACGATGCTGTAAATTTGTTAAATTAGCGTGAACTCAGGCGGTATAACGCAAACCCGGGAATATAATTAACTTAACGCATCGCTTTTGCTATTCTTGCGCCCCGATTAAACGGATAAGAGTCATTATGCAATCCTGGTATTTACTGTACTGCAAGCGCGGGCAACTCCAACGTGCCCAGGAACACCTCGAAAGACAGGCGGTTAATTGCCTGGCGCCGATGATCACCCTGGAAAAAATCGTACGAGGCAAACGTACTGCAGTCAGTGAGCCATTGTTCCCCAACTACCTGTTTGTGGAATTTGATCCAGAAGTGATTCATACCACCACCATCAACGCCACTCGGGGTGTCAGCCACTTTGTCCGTTTTGGCGCATCGCCAGCGATAGTCCCATCGGCGGTGATTCATCAGTTATCGGTGTATAAACCGAAAGACATTGTCGATCCGGCAACGCCATATCCAGGTGATAAGGTGATTATTACCGAAGGTGCTTTCGAAGGTTTTCAGGCCATTTTCACCGAACCCGACGGTGAGGCACGCTCTATGCTCTTGCTTAATCTTATCAATAAAGAGATTAAGCACAGTGTGAAGAACACCGAGTTCCGCAAACTCTAGAACGCAATCCCAAATAACTTTTTGACATTGGCATCCGTGGTGGCAGCCAGCCATGCGGCATCTTCCCCACGCCAGTGCGCAATACGTTGCAAAATATGGGGCAAACAGGCTGGCTCGTTGCGCCGGGAGGATGGCTTCGGCGTGAGATCGCGCGGGAGCAAATACGGTGCATCAGTTTCAATCAGTAGTTTATCTGCCGGAATCAACGGCAACAGTTCTCGCAGTTCCAGTCCGCGTCGTTCATCGCAAACCCAACCAGTAATGCCAATATAAATGCCTCGCGCCACACATGCCTGCATCTCTTCGCGTGTGCCAGTAAAACAGTGCAACACCGCGCCAGGTAGTTTATCCAGCCACGGCTCCAGCAATGTAATAAACCGCTCATGGGCATCGCGACAGTGCATAAACACCGGCATGTTTAATTCTGCGGCAATACGCAACTGGGCAACAAAGGCACGTTCCTGTTCTTCTGGCGTAGAAAAGTTGCGGTTAAAGTCGAGGCCACACTCACCCATCGCCACCACTTCTGGCTGCGAGGCCAGCTCCACAAGCACTTCTTCTGTTGCATCTTGCCACTGGCTGCTGTCGTGAGGATGCACGCCTGCCGTTGACCAACAGTGCAGATACTGACGCGCCAGTTTTTGCGCCTGTTGGCTTTCGTGCAGGTTAGTGCCGGTGATGAGTAGCCCATCAACACCCGCGGCAAAAGCGCGTGCCACAACATCATCGCGGTCTTTCGCAAATTGCGAACTGGTCAAATTAACGCCGATATCAAACATCCTGCTCTCCATATGACAACCGCCCTGACGGGCGGTTGAATTTATTCTTCAGTTTTTTCGCTTTCTGCTTCAGCGTCGTTTTCTTCTTCCCGGTTTCGACCTTTACCAACGTAAAAGCGTGAGAAGAAGACACCGATTTCAAACAGGCAGTACATCGGGATCGCCAGCAGCGTTTGCGAGAAGACATCCGGCGGCGTCAGTAGCATCCCGACAACAAATGCGCCAACCAGCACATACGGGCGTTTTTTGCGTAAGTCTTCTGGAGAGGTAATCCCCATCCAGCACAGCAGCACAATTGCCACCGGTACTTCGAAGGAGACGCCAAACGCCATAAACAACGCCATAACGAAGCTTAAGTAGCTGGCGATGTCGGTGGACACCTGTACCCCTTCTGGCGCGGTATTGGCAAGGAAGCCAAATGCCAGCGGGAAGACCACAAAATAGGCAAACGCCATACCGATATAAAACAGCAAAGAGCTGGAAACCAGCAACGGCACCACCAGACGACGTTCGTGCTTATACAGCGCGGGAGCGATAAACGCCCACACCTGATAGAGAATCACCGGCGCTGACAGAATCAGCGACACCATAAAGGTCAACTTGATCGGCGTAAAGAACGGCGAGGCCACGTCGGTGGCGATCATCGTTGAACCTTGCGGCAACTGCTTGATCAACGGCGCGGATACCAGGTGATAGATATCATTGGCGAAATAGACCAGGCACAGAAATATCACGATCACCGCGATAATGCAGTTCAGCAGACGCTTACGCAGCTCAATCAGATGCGTGATAAGCGGTTGAGTATCTTCTACAGACATGTTTACGGTTTATCACTCGATGAAGGGGAAGATGCAGCGGTTTTCGGTTCAGCATCCGCAGCAGGTTTTACCACCGGCTCCGGCGTGGCTTCTGGCTTCTGTTCCGGCGAGCTGGCCTGAGTTTCCGCAGCGGCAGGCGTGACGCCTTCATGCGCAGCCTCATTGTCTTTCACCACCGGGTTATGGATGGTGTGCGCTTCATCACTCACCTTTTCAGGATCGTTTGCGACGTAGGAACGTTTCATCGACTCCGCGGCCTGGCGCAGTTCATCCATCGACGCTTTCAGTTCGGGCGTCAGGTTAGTGAGACTCGCCTTTTCAACCTTTTTCAGGCTGTCCTGAAACTCCTGGAGTTTTAACTCCTGGGTCAGTTCGTTCTGCACCGTTGTCGCCAGTGAACGCAACGCACGAATCCAGCCCGCTACCGTTTTTACCGCCACAGGCAATCGTTGCGGCCCCAGAACGACGAGGCCGATGATGAATACCAATAGCAGTTCGCTAAAACCGATATCAAACACGGATTACACCTGCTCTTTATCGTGGCGCTTCGCGTCTTCTGTTTTAGCCTGTTCCTGGTTCGTATCCGCCTGCTTATCGACGATAGTTTTCGCAGTAAAATCAGCATCCTGACTGGTTTTATCCTGCTTTGGTTCATCATCGCTCATTGCTTTTTTAAAGCCTTTGATCGACGCACCAAGATCGGAACCGATGGAGCCGAGCTTTTTGGTGCCAAAAAGCAGTACAACGATGACGGCAATAATCAATAACTGCCAAATACTGATACCACCCATACATGTTCCTCTGTGGTAGATGATGATTAAACAAGGCCGCATTATACGTTACACGGCCCGCCTTGAGCGATGAAAAAATCAGCGTGTTTTGCGCCAACCGACAAACCAGGCGCTCAGCCCCCCCGCCATTAACCAGGCGGGCATCAACCCAAATTCAGGTCGACTGACCAACAAGAATGTGCCACTTAATACTAATGTCGCACCAATTCCGAGAAAATAACGGGATTGTCCCTGACGCACATGATTCGACTGTAACTCGCGCGCAATCTTATCAACACTGTGCTGTAAATACTTGCCCTGGCGCAAACTGTCATAAACCAATTCAGGCAGTTCTGGCATTTTTTCGATCCAGAACGGCGCTTTTTCCTTAAAGGCTCTCACCAGCGCAGGAATACCAACCTGATCTTTAATCCACGATTCAAGGAAGGGTTTTGCAGTTTTCCATAAATCGAGCTGTGGATAAAGTTGCCGTCCAACGCCTTCGATATAGAGCAACGTTTTCTGAAGTAACACCAGTTGCGGCTGCACTTCCATGTTGAATCGACGCGCCGTATTAAACAGATTTAACAGCACATGTCCAAACGAAATTTCCGCCAGCGGTTTTTCAAAGATAGGCTCGCACACGGTACGAATGGCAAATTCAAAATCTTCCACGTTGGTATCTGGCGGCACCCAGCCTGAATCAACGTGCAACTCCGCCACTTTGCGATAGTCACGGTTAAAGAAGGCGATAAAGTTTTCCGCCAGATAGCGTTTATCTTCTTTGTTTAGCGAGCCAACAATCCCGCAATCAATACCGATATACTTCGGGTTTTCCGGGTGTTCGAAGCTTACGAAGATGTTGCCTGGGTGCATGTCGGCATGGAAAAAACTGTCACGGAAGACCTGAGTAAAAAACACCTGCACGCCGCGTTCCGCCAGCAATTTCATGTTGGTGCCGTTTTTCTCCAGCGCCGCGACATCAGAAACCGGAATGCCGTAGATGCGCTCCATCACCATCATCCCTTCGCTGCAATAGTCAGGGTAAACTTCCGGAATGTAGAGCATCGGGCTGTTTTCAAAATTGCGCCGCAACTGGATTGCGTTAGCGGATTCCCGCAACAAATTCAGTTCGTCGATCAACGTTTTCTCGTACTCGCGAACCACTTCAGTTGGGCGCAGACGACGTCCATCCGGCAGTAAGCGCGGCACCCAGCGGGCGAGACGATAAATAAGTTTCAGGTCCGCTTTAATAACCGGCAAAATATCCGGGCGGATAACTTTAATCACCACCTCTTTGCCATTCGATTTCAGCCGCGCAGTATGTACCTGCGCAACGGAAGCCGATGCCAGGGGCGTAATGTCAAAATCATCAAACCACGCTTCCACCGGCAAGCCGCCCATCGCCGCTTCAATTTGTGCTTTCGCCAGTTTGCCATCAAACGGTGCGACTTTGTCCTGCAATAACGCCAGTTGGTCGGCAATATTCGGCGGGAAAAGATCGCGGCGGGTCGATAACATCTGCCCAAACTTGATCCATACAGGACCCAGTTCTTGCAGCGCCAGTCGTAGCCGCTCGCCTAATGGTTTATCTTTATGCCGATTCGGCATCCAGAACAATGAGTATCGCCATAACCGCAGCGGCAAAGTGATACGCATTTTAGGAATCAGTTCATCAAGTCCGTAGCTTAAAAAAGTGCGAATGATGAAATACAGGCGCCGTACTTCACCTGGCGTCATTAAACTGCCTCCAGTTTTTCCAGCCGTTTGGTTAGCGCATCAACGGCACGTTCAACGGCGGCTGTCTCTTCCGCAAACCAGGCCACTTCAAGCGGACCTGGCGCCATACGCCACTCTTCGGTAATTGCTTCAGCCACATAACGTTGCTGGCGTTTAATACCGTGATGCAGGAACTTCGCGCCACCACGCAGGGCTTTGCTGATGCCTTCGGCAGCGATATCACCAGTATAAGGAGCCAGCAGCTCCGCTGGGTCAAACTCCGCGAGATCTGCCAGCGCAACGAAGTTCTGTACTACCTGAATATCGCCCTGCACTTCCAGCTCGCCGCTGCGGATTAACGCGGCAAGCTGCTGGCGATCGCGGAGTTTCGGTAACACGCTGGCATAAGCAATGACGGTGCAATCAGCATCACCCGCCCATTCTCCCAGAACATCGACCTGACGTTCGCTAAATACCAAAATCAGCGAGGTCGAAAAGCCTTTTACCTCTATGCGCAATACTTTGCCCAACAGACGCGAGCGGGCAGTTTTCAGCGCGGGTGAGCGATACAGGAAGGTGTTGAGCAGACTTTCTATTCCTGCCGTCACTAAAGGTTTAAAAGGCATAGTCGTACTCCTGTCAGAACTTATAACCACGGTGCAGCGCCACAACGCCAGCCGTCAGGTTGTAATAATCGACACTTTCGAATCCGGCATCTTGCATCATGGCTTTCAGGGTATCCTGATCGGGATGCATACGGATGGATTCTGCCAGATAACGGTAGCTGTCGGCGTCATTCGCCACCAGCGAGCCAATACGCGGCAACACATGGAAGGAGTAAGCGTCATAAGCTTTGCTTAGCGGCTCGATAATCGGCTTCGAGAACTCAAGCACCAGCAGACGACCGCCGGGTTTCAGCACGCGATACATCGAACGCAGCGCTTTATCTTTGTCAGTGACGTTACGCAGACCAAACGAAATGGTGATGCAATCAAAGGTGTTATCCGGGAACGGTAGAGCCTCGGCATTTGCCTGAACATACTCAACGTTGCCAATCACGCCGATATTACGCAGCTTCTCGCGCCCCATTTTGAGCATGGATTCATTGATATCAGCGAGGACCACTTTGCCAGTTTCACCGACCAGGCGGGAGAATTTCGCCGTCAGATCGCCAGTGCCGCCAGCCAGATCCAGCACGGTCTGCCCACGGCGTACGCCGCTACAATCGATCGTGAATCGCTTCCACAAACGATGAATACCAAAGGACATCAAATCGTTCATGACATCGTATTTCGATGCCACGGAATGGAAAACGTGGGCGACCATGTCCGCTTTTTGTTCCTTCGCGACGGTCTGAAAACCAAAGTGCGTCGTTTCTTGTGACTTATCCACCATCTCAATGCCTGCTCATCAAAAAATTGTTCCAGAAGTGTAACAGATTGGGCGTCGTTGCCCTAGATTTCTACCCGGCTTAGCTACCCCTAATGGGCTAACGCGATTGCTGATTATATTCATCATCACGTTGATAAGCTTCACCATTCGGCTGCTCCGGAACCGACCGCAATCGGTACTCTTCGTCCTGGCTTACCGCCTGATCGGCCAAATCCGGATTAATCTCGCGTTTAATTTCTACCCCTAAACCACGAAACGCTTCTGCCTGCGCCAGCACATTTCCGCGACCTGAAGAAAGTTTTTTCATCGCCTGGCGATAGTTATCCTGCGCTTTATCCAGACTTTGACCAATCGCAGACATATCATCAACAAACAGGCGCATTTTGTCGTACAGCTTGCTGGCACGATCAGCGATTTGCTGGGCGTTACGGCTTTGATGCTCATAACGCCACAGGTTGGCGATAGTACGCAACGCCACCAGCAGCGTGGTGGGGCTAACCAGCATAATATTGTTTTTCAACGCTTCGGTGATTAGCTCCGGCTGCCTGTCCAGCGCCAGTAAGAATGCCGGTTCGACGGGGATAAACATCAGCACGTAATCCAGGGTTCTTAACCCCGGAAGCTGCTGATAATCTTTACGCCCCAACAAGCGGATATGGTTACGCACCGACGCGATATGTTCCTGCAATGCGCTTTCGCGGGTGTAGTCGTCTTCCGCATTGAAGTAGCGTTCATAAGCGACCAGCGTCATTTTGGCGTCGATAACCACATCTTTCCCCTGTGGTAAGCGCACGATGACATCTGGTTGCATCCGCGAGCGGGCATCATTCTCGATGCTGACCTGGGTTTCATATTCATACCCCTCACGCAACCCGGAAGCCTCCAGTACTCGCGTTAATACCACTTCGCCCCAGTTACCCTGGGTTTTATTGTCGCCTTTTAGCGCCCGTGTCAGGTTGATTGCTTCCTGGGCCATTTGGGCGTTGAGTTGTTGGAGATTGCGAATTTCGTGGGTCAGGGTATGGCGTTCTTGTGCTTCTTTACCAAAACTGTCCTGAACCTGACGGCGAAAACCATCCAGTTGTTCACGCAGCGGCGACAAAAGGCTGTTCAGACTCTGGCGATTTTGTTCATCAACCCGGCGATTGCTGTGTTCAAAAATACGGTTAGCGAGGTTTTCAAACTGCTCGCTTAAACGCTGTTCGCTGTTGATCATCTGGCGAATTTTATCGTCAGCATGTTGCTGTGCGGCCTCCATCCGCGTGGTCACTTCACGCAGATCGGCCTCCAGCGAGGTGTTAATACTTTGCAGGCTGCGCACTTCGTTATTGAGTAGTTCACACTCTTCACGCCAGTGCTCACTTTGGGTAATTTGTTGTTTTGCCGCACTTAACTCCGCAACCATCTCTTCACGTTCGGCTAGTTGCTCGGCTTTTTGCTGTGCATGTTGATAACTGGCAAACAGCCAGCCGATGGCCACACTGACCAGTGCAATAATGGCATAAACAATGATTGAGAAATCCACAAAGCCTCCTGACGCAACAACTTACCCGCACAAAATAGAATTGTGCTGTACAAACGTCCAGTTGGAAAGGCATTTCCTGCGAGGCGCTACGCAAAAATACAAAAGGCCGAACGTATCGGCCTTCAGACAGGAGAAGAGAATTACAGCAGACGACGCGCCGCTTCCACCACGATTTTCACCACATGGCTTTCGGTTTGTTTCATCGTCTCAGCATTCGGGATCTCTTGCTGGGTGCGGTTAACAATAACGCCAGCTACCATACCGGCACGCAGGCCCTGGCTTGCACACATGGTCAGCAGAGTTGCAGATTCCATCTCATAGTTCATTACGCCCATCGCCTGCCACTCTTCCATAGAGCCTTTAAAGTGACGGACTACACGGCCAGAATAAGTGTCGTAACGTTCCTGGCCCGGGTAGAAAGTGTCAGAAGAGGCAGTCACACCCACGTGAGTGGTTGCACCAATAGACTTCGCTGCTTCAACCAGCGCGGTAGTACATTCGAAATCAGCCACTGCCGGGAATTCCAGCGGTGCGAAATGCAGGCTCGCGCCATCCAGACGAACAGACGCCGTAGTAACCAGTACATCACCAACATTAATATGCGGCTGAATAGCGCCAGTCGTACCGATACGCAGGAAAGTGCGAATGCCAAGCTGTGCCAGTTCTTCAACGGCAATAGAAGTCGACGGACCACCGATACCGGTAGAACAAACGATAACAGGTTTACCATCCAGCTCTGCACGCCAGGTGGTGAATTCGCGGTGAGATGCCAGTTTAACCGGCTTATCCATTAGCGCGGCGATCTTTTCCACACGATCCGGGTCGCCAGGAACGATGGCTAGCGTAGCCCCTTGTAAATCGTTTTTAGTGAGGCCGAGATGAAAAACATCAGACTTGGACATATACAACTCCTCTGTGAATCGGTTTAGTCAGAAGAAGCAAAAAGATACTTTACCGAAGGGATTAACATTTTTTCGTGATAATCATCACTATGATGCAAATGTGTTGCATACATTTACTCATCAAAGGTGACTTAAATCACATAATTTACTCTTAAGTCAGTAAGGCTGCTTAAAAGATGAGCCATTTGAGGCAATGTGAATTGTTGCACGCTGACTATAGTTAACATTGCGCAAAATTTTCATAAGGGTACGGAGAATCCCATGACAACAACACAACAATCCGGATTTGCACCTGCTGCATCACCCCTCGCCTCAACAATTGTTCATACCCCGGACGATACGATTGTGGCAGGGTTCACCTCTATCCCTTCACAAGGGGATAACATGCCTGCTTATCATGCTCGTCCAAAGCAGAGCGATGGCCCACTACCTGTGGTCATTGTAGTGCAGGAAATTTTTGGTGTGCATGAACATATCCGCGACATTTGTCGCCGTCTGGCGCTGGAGGGGTATCTGGCTATCGCACCAGAGCTTTACTTCCGCGAAGGCGATCCGAATGATTTCACCGACATCCCGACGCTATTAAGTGGTCTGGTAGCAAAAGTACCTGACTCACAGGTGCTTGCCGATCTCGATCACGTCGCCAGTTGGGCGTCACGCAATGGCGGTGATGTGCATCGCTTAATGATCACTGGATTTTGCTGGGGTGG
It includes:
- the ubiD gene encoding 4-hydroxy-3-polyprenylbenzoate decarboxylase; translated protein: MDAMKYNDLRDFLTLLEQQGELKRITLPVDPHLEMTEIADRTLRAGGPALLFENPKGYSMPVLCNLFGTPKRVAMGMGQEDVSALREVGKLLAFLKEPEPPKGFRDLFDKLPQFKQVLNMPTKRLRGAPCQQKIVSGDDVDLNRIPIMTCWPEDAAPLITWGLTVTRGPHKERQNLGIYRQQLIGKNKLIMRWLSHRGGALDYQEWCAAHPGERFPISVALGADPATILGAVTPVPDTLSEYAFAGLLRGTKTEVVKCISNDLEVPASAEIVLEGYIDPGEMAAEGPYGDHTGYYNEVDSFPVFTVTHITQREDAIYHSTYTGRPPDEPAVLGVALNEVFVPILQKQFPEIVDFYLPPEGCSYRLAVVTIKKQYAGHAKRVMMGVWSFLRQFMYTKFVIVCDDDVNARDWNDVIWAITTRMDPARDTVLVENTPIDYLDFASPVSGLGSKMGLDATNKWPGETQREWGRPIKKDPDVVAHIDAIWDELAIFNNGKSA
- the rfaH gene encoding transcription/translation regulatory transformer protein RfaH, which gives rise to MQSWYLLYCKRGQLQRAQEHLERQAVNCLAPMITLEKIVRGKRTAVSEPLFPNYLFVEFDPEVIHTTTINATRGVSHFVRFGASPAIVPSAVIHQLSVYKPKDIVDPATPYPGDKVIITEGAFEGFQAIFTEPDGEARSMLLLNLINKEIKHSVKNTEFRKL
- the tatD gene encoding 3'-5' ssDNA/RNA exonuclease TatD, with amino-acid sequence MFDIGVNLTSSQFAKDRDDVVARAFAAGVDGLLITGTNLHESQQAQKLARQYLHCWSTAGVHPHDSSQWQDATEEVLVELASQPEVVAMGECGLDFNRNFSTPEEQERAFVAQLRIAAELNMPVFMHCRDAHERFITLLEPWLDKLPGAVLHCFTGTREEMQACVARGIYIGITGWVCDERRGLELRELLPLIPADKLLIETDAPYLLPRDLTPKPSSRRNEPACLPHILQRIAHWRGEDAAWLAATTDANVKKLFGIAF
- the tatC gene encoding Sec-independent protein translocase subunit TatC gives rise to the protein MSVEDTQPLITHLIELRKRLLNCIIAVIVIFLCLVYFANDIYHLVSAPLIKQLPQGSTMIATDVASPFFTPIKLTFMVSLILSAPVILYQVWAFIAPALYKHERRLVVPLLVSSSLLFYIGMAFAYFVVFPLAFGFLANTAPEGVQVSTDIASYLSFVMALFMAFGVSFEVPVAIVLLCWMGITSPEDLRKKRPYVLVGAFVVGMLLTPPDVFSQTLLAIPMYCLFEIGVFFSRFYVGKGRNREEENDAEAESEKTEE
- the tatB gene encoding Sec-independent protein translocase protein TatB; this encodes MFDIGFSELLLVFIIGLVVLGPQRLPVAVKTVAGWIRALRSLATTVQNELTQELKLQEFQDSLKKVEKASLTNLTPELKASMDELRQAAESMKRSYVANDPEKVSDEAHTIHNPVVKDNEAAHEGVTPAAAETQASSPEQKPEATPEPVVKPAADAEPKTAASSPSSSDKP
- the tatA gene encoding Sec-independent protein translocase subunit TatA, with the translated sequence MGGISIWQLLIIAVIVVLLFGTKKLGSIGSDLGASIKGFKKAMSDDEPKQDKTSQDADFTAKTIVDKQADTNQEQAKTEDAKRHDKEQV
- the ubiB gene encoding ubiquinone biosynthesis regulatory protein kinase UbiB — encoded protein: MTPGEVRRLYFIIRTFLSYGLDELIPKMRITLPLRLWRYSLFWMPNRHKDKPLGERLRLALQELGPVWIKFGQMLSTRRDLFPPNIADQLALLQDKVAPFDGKLAKAQIEAAMGGLPVEAWFDDFDITPLASASVAQVHTARLKSNGKEVVIKVIRPDILPVIKADLKLIYRLARWVPRLLPDGRRLRPTEVVREYEKTLIDELNLLRESANAIQLRRNFENSPMLYIPEVYPDYCSEGMMVMERIYGIPVSDVAALEKNGTNMKLLAERGVQVFFTQVFRDSFFHADMHPGNIFVSFEHPENPKYIGIDCGIVGSLNKEDKRYLAENFIAFFNRDYRKVAELHVDSGWVPPDTNVEDFEFAIRTVCEPIFEKPLAEISFGHVLLNLFNTARRFNMEVQPQLVLLQKTLLYIEGVGRQLYPQLDLWKTAKPFLESWIKDQVGIPALVRAFKEKAPFWIEKMPELPELVYDSLRQGKYLQHSVDKIARELQSNHVRQGQSRYFLGIGATLVLSGTFLLVSRPEFGLMPAWLMAGGLSAWFVGWRKTR
- the ubiJ gene encoding ubiquinone biosynthesis protein UbiJ → MPFKPLVTAGIESLLNTFLYRSPALKTARSRLLGKVLRIEVKGFSTSLILVFSERQVDVLGEWAGDADCTVIAYASVLPKLRDRQQLAALIRSGELEVQGDIQVVQNFVALADLAEFDPAELLAPYTGDIAAEGISKALRGGAKFLHHGIKRQQRYVAEAITEEWRMAPGPLEVAWFAEETAAVERAVDALTKRLEKLEAV
- the ubiE gene encoding bifunctional demethylmenaquinone methyltransferase/2-methoxy-6-polyprenyl-1,4-benzoquinol methylase UbiE, with translation MVDKSQETTHFGFQTVAKEQKADMVAHVFHSVASKYDVMNDLMSFGIHRLWKRFTIDCSGVRRGQTVLDLAGGTGDLTAKFSRLVGETGKVVLADINESMLKMGREKLRNIGVIGNVEYVQANAEALPFPDNTFDCITISFGLRNVTDKDKALRSMYRVLKPGGRLLVLEFSKPIIEPLSKAYDAYSFHVLPRIGSLVANDADSYRYLAESIRMHPDQDTLKAMMQDAGFESVDYYNLTAGVVALHRGYKF
- the rmuC gene encoding DNA recombination protein RmuC, with amino-acid sequence MDFSIIVYAIIALVSVAIGWLFASYQHAQQKAEQLAEREEMVAELSAAKQQITQSEHWREECELLNNEVRSLQSINTSLEADLREVTTRMEAAQQHADDKIRQMINSEQRLSEQFENLANRIFEHSNRRVDEQNRQSLNSLLSPLREQLDGFRRQVQDSFGKEAQERHTLTHEIRNLQQLNAQMAQEAINLTRALKGDNKTQGNWGEVVLTRVLEASGLREGYEYETQVSIENDARSRMQPDVIVRLPQGKDVVIDAKMTLVAYERYFNAEDDYTRESALQEHIASVRNHIRLLGRKDYQQLPGLRTLDYVLMFIPVEPAFLLALDRQPELITEALKNNIMLVSPTTLLVALRTIANLWRYEHQSRNAQQIADRASKLYDKMRLFVDDMSAIGQSLDKAQDNYRQAMKKLSSGRGNVLAQAEAFRGLGVEIKREINPDLADQAVSQDEEYRLRSVPEQPNGEAYQRDDEYNQQSR
- the udp gene encoding uridine phosphorylase is translated as MSKSDVFHLGLTKNDLQGATLAIVPGDPDRVEKIAALMDKPVKLASHREFTTWRAELDGKPVIVCSTGIGGPSTSIAVEELAQLGIRTFLRIGTTGAIQPHINVGDVLVTTASVRLDGASLHFAPLEFPAVADFECTTALVEAAKSIGATTHVGVTASSDTFYPGQERYDTYSGRVVRHFKGSMEEWQAMGVMNYEMESATLLTMCASQGLRAGMVAGVIVNRTQQEIPNAETMKQTESHVVKIVVEAARRLL
- a CDS encoding dienelactone hydrolase family protein produces the protein MTTTQQSGFAPAASPLASTIVHTPDDTIVAGFTSIPSQGDNMPAYHARPKQSDGPLPVVIVVQEIFGVHEHIRDICRRLALEGYLAIAPELYFREGDPNDFTDIPTLLSGLVAKVPDSQVLADLDHVASWASRNGGDVHRLMITGFCWGGRIAWLYAAHNPQLKAAVAWYGKLTGDKTLNSPKQPVDIATDLNAPVLGLYGGQDNSIPQESVETMRQALRAANAKAEIIVYPDAGHAFNADYRPSYHAESAQDGWQRMLEWFTQYGVKK